One Mycoplasmoides pneumoniae FH genomic region harbors:
- the hprK gene encoding HPr(Ser) kinase/phosphatase, giving the protein MKKLLVKELIEQFQDCVNLIDGHTNTSNVIRVPGLKRVVFEMLGLFSSQIGSVAILGKREFGFLSQKTLVEQQQILHNLLKLNPPAIILTKSFTDPTVLLQVNQTYQVPILKTDFFSTELSFTVETYINEQFATVAQIHGVLLEVFGVGVLLTGRSGIGKSECALDLINKNHLFVGDDAIEIYRLGNRLFGRAQEVAKKFMEIRGLGIINVERFYGLQITKQRTEIQLMVNLLSLEKQTTVTFERLGTELKKQRLLGVDLSFYEIPISPGRKTSEIIESAVIDFKLKHSGYNSALDFIENQKAILKRKKDES; this is encoded by the coding sequence ATGAAAAAGTTATTAGTCAAGGAGTTAATCGAACAATTTCAGGATTGTGTTAACCTCATTGATGGGCACACTAACACCAGTAATGTAATTAGAGTACCCGGATTAAAGCGGGTGGTGTTTGAAATGCTGGGGTTGTTTTCCAGCCAAATTGGCTCGGTAGCCATTTTGGGCAAACGCGAATTTGGCTTTTTGAGTCAAAAAACGCTGGTTGAACAACAGCAAATTCTCCACAACTTACTCAAACTCAACCCACCAGCGATTATTTTGACCAAGTCCTTTACTGACCCCACGGTACTTTTACAGGTTAACCAGACTTATCAGGTACCGATCCTAAAGACCGATTTCTTTTCCACGGAACTTTCCTTTACGGTCGAAACCTACATTAACGAACAGTTTGCTACTGTTGCACAAATTCACGGCGTCTTGCTGGAAGTTTTTGGTGTAGGTGTCTTATTAACTGGTCGCAGTGGCATTGGTAAATCGGAGTGTGCCTTAGATCTAATTAACAAGAACCACCTCTTTGTCGGTGATGATGCGATTGAAATATACCGTTTGGGTAATCGCTTGTTTGGTCGCGCGCAGGAAGTAGCGAAAAAGTTTATGGAAATCCGTGGTCTTGGTATTATTAACGTCGAGCGCTTTTACGGATTGCAAATTACTAAACAGCGCACCGAAATCCAGTTAATGGTGAACTTACTGAGTTTAGAAAAACAAACGACCGTGACCTTTGAGCGTTTAGGTACCGAATTGAAAAAACAACGTTTACTCGGAGTTGATTTGAGCTTTTATGAAATTCCGATTTCCCCCGGGCGGAAGACGAGTGAAATCATTGAAAGCGCTGTAATTGATTTTAAACTTAAGCACAGTGGCTATAACTCTGCTTTAGACTTTATTGAAAACCAGAAGGCCATTTTAAAACGTAAAAAAGATGAATCCTAG
- the lgt gene encoding prolipoprotein diacylglyceryl transferase, whose product MNPSVSSRPPWSTAFYLGPGFPIQWYGIIVAIGIAFGILMFVLKLIYFYKIQDNSFYFFIFIAVLTMVLGARAWYFLIEAVDGRSSGSNFFDFRNGGLAIQGGVLLTTLAGIIYFNVFLNMKTTKTKTTAKLLNNKNQIKTVYVERNISVFVMLDLIAPCVLIGQAIGRWGNFFNAEVYGAALVGSKNDTLSAANTTWGFLRILMPKVWDGMFINGSFRIPLFLIESFFNTIFFVFIYFVMDHIKGIRSGTIGFSYFLATGIVRLILETQRDEAFKYNTSIVFSALLILVGIVGIIYCQTLAIKLRGYFWTYFFLYGWYKVAAFFTTLFMKDRTQACSSKFAFYEKSLPEKERSFFQLKYYNDVLPPKIYRLYDHEMLMFDKLEAVPEA is encoded by the coding sequence ATGAATCCTAGTGTTAGTAGCAGACCACCATGATCAACGGCCTTTTACTTAGGGCCGGGTTTTCCTATTCAATGGTATGGGATCATAGTCGCAATTGGGATTGCCTTTGGCATCTTAATGTTTGTCTTGAAGTTAATTTACTTTTACAAGATTCAAGATAACAGCTTTTACTTCTTTATCTTCATTGCAGTTTTAACAATGGTATTGGGCGCACGAGCTTGGTATTTTTTGATTGAAGCGGTTGATGGTCGTTCAAGTGGGAGCAACTTCTTTGACTTCCGCAACGGTGGGTTAGCAATCCAAGGTGGTGTGTTGTTAACTACGTTAGCGGGGATTATCTACTTTAACGTCTTTTTAAACATGAAGACGACCAAAACCAAAACCACCGCTAAACTATTAAACAACAAGAACCAGATTAAAACGGTTTATGTCGAGCGTAACATCTCAGTGTTTGTGATGTTGGATCTCATCGCTCCCTGTGTGTTAATTGGTCAAGCCATTGGTCGTTGGGGTAACTTCTTTAACGCGGAAGTTTATGGCGCAGCTTTAGTGGGTTCCAAAAATGATACCCTGTCAGCTGCTAACACCACCTGGGGCTTTTTAAGAATCTTAATGCCCAAAGTGTGGGACGGAATGTTTATCAATGGTAGCTTCCGCATTCCGCTTTTCTTAATCGAATCGTTCTTTAACACGATCTTCTTTGTCTTTATCTACTTTGTAATGGACCACATTAAGGGGATCCGCAGTGGGACAATTGGCTTTAGTTACTTCTTAGCGACTGGCATAGTTCGCTTAATCTTGGAAACGCAGCGTGATGAAGCGTTTAAGTACAATACCTCGATTGTGTTTAGTGCACTCTTAATTTTGGTGGGAATAGTAGGGATTATTTACTGTCAAACGTTAGCAATTAAATTGCGTGGTTATTTCTGAACTTACTTCTTCCTATACGGTTGGTACAAGGTAGCCGCTTTCTTTACTACCTTATTTATGAAGGATAGGACACAGGCTTGTTCTAGTAAGTTTGCATTTTACGAAAAGAGCTTACCTGAAAAGGAACGTTCCTTCTTTCAGTTGAAGTACTACAACGATGTTTTACCACCGAAAATTTACCGTTTGTACGACCATGAAATGCTCATGTTTGACAAGCTAGAAGCAGTGCCGGAAGCTTAG
- the rpsL gene encoding 30S ribosomal protein S12, with protein MATIAQLIRKPRKKKKVKSKSPALHYNLNLLNKKVTNVYSPLKRGVCTRVGTMTPKKPNSALRKYAKVRLTNGFEVLAYIPGEGHNLQEHSVTLLRGGRVKDLPGVRYHIVRGTLDTVGVEKRRQQRSAYGAKKPKAKS; from the coding sequence ATGGCTACAATCGCACAATTAATTAGAAAACCGCGGAAAAAGAAGAAGGTTAAATCTAAATCACCCGCTTTACATTACAACCTCAATTTACTCAACAAAAAGGTAACCAACGTGTATTCACCACTTAAACGTGGTGTGTGTACCCGGGTTGGTACCATGACTCCAAAAAAACCGAACTCTGCTTTGCGCAAATATGCCAAGGTAAGACTTACTAACGGTTTTGAGGTGTTGGCTTATATCCCTGGTGAAGGACACAACCTCCAAGAACACAGTGTAACGCTACTCCGTGGCGGTCGGGTGAAAGACCTCCCTGGTGTGCGTTACCACATTGTTCGTGGTACCTTAGACACTGTTGGTGTGGAAAAACGCCGTCAACAACGTTCAGCTTACGGGGCTAAGAAACCAAAAGCCAAGTCCTAA
- the rpsG gene encoding 30S ribosomal protein S7 — MRKNRAPKRTVLPDPVFNNTLVTRIINVIMEDGKKGLAQRILYGAFDLIEQRTKEKPLTVFERAVDNVMPRLELRVRRIAGSNYQVPTEVPQDRKIALALRWIAMFARKRHEKTMLEKIANEIIDASNNTGAAIKKKDDTHKMAEANKAFAHMRW; from the coding sequence ATGCGAAAAAATCGTGCTCCCAAACGGACTGTTTTACCCGATCCCGTTTTTAACAATACGCTGGTAACCCGGATTATTAACGTCATCATGGAAGATGGCAAGAAGGGTTTAGCACAACGAATCTTATACGGTGCTTTTGATCTCATTGAACAACGCACTAAAGAAAAACCCTTAACCGTGTTTGAACGCGCTGTGGACAACGTGATGCCGCGCTTGGAACTCCGGGTACGGCGGATTGCGGGATCCAACTATCAGGTACCTACCGAAGTACCTCAAGACCGCAAGATTGCTCTAGCACTCCGTTGAATTGCAATGTTTGCGCGTAAGCGTCATGAAAAAACGATGTTAGAGAAGATTGCTAACGAAATTATTGATGCATCGAATAATACTGGTGCAGCCATTAAAAAGAAGGACGATACGCATAAGATGGCTGAAGCCAACAAGGCCTTTGCCCACATGCGTTGGTAA
- the fusA gene encoding elongation factor G, which yields MARTVDLINFRNFGIMAHIDAGKTTTSERILFHSGRIHKIGETHDGESVMDWMEQEKERGITITSAATSVSWKNCSLNLIDTPGHVDFTVEVERSLRVLDGAIAVLDAQMGVEPQTETVWRQASRYEVPRIIFVNKMDKTGANFERSVQSIQQRLGVKAVPIQLPIGAENDFNGIIDLIEEKVYFFDGGKEEKAEEKPIPDQFKDQVKQMRAHLVEEVANFDDQLMADYLEGKEISIADIKRCIRKGVIGCQFFPVLCGSAFKNKGIKLLLDAVVDFLPSPVDVPQAKAYGEDGNEVLISASDDAPFVGLAFKVATDPFVGRLTFVRVYSGVLKSGSYVKNVRKNKKERVSRLVKMHAQNRNEIEEIRAGDICAIIGLKDTTTGETLVDDKIDVQLEAMQFAQPVISLAVEPKTKADQEKMSIALSKLAEEDPTFKTFTDPETGQTIIAGMGELHLDILVDRMRREFKVEVNVGAPQVSFRETFNKESEVEGKYIKQSGGRGQYGHVKIRFEPNKDKGFEFVDKIVGGRIPREYIKPVQAGLENAMASGPLAGYPMIDIKATLFDGSFHEVDSSEMAFKIAASLALKEAGKVCSPVLLEPIMAIEVTVPEQYFGDTMGDISSRRGLIEGTEQRDNVQVIKAKVPLKEMFGYATDLRSFSQGRGNYVMQFSHYAETPKSVVNEIIATKK from the coding sequence ATGGCGCGTACAGTAGATTTAATTAACTTCCGTAATTTCGGAATTATGGCCCACATTGATGCGGGTAAAACCACCACCTCAGAGCGAATTTTATTTCACTCAGGCCGAATCCACAAGATTGGGGAAACCCATGACGGGGAGTCCGTGATGGACTGGATGGAGCAGGAAAAGGAACGCGGTATTACGATTACCTCCGCAGCTACTTCAGTTAGTTGGAAGAACTGCAGCTTAAACCTAATTGACACCCCCGGTCACGTTGACTTTACCGTAGAAGTAGAACGCAGTCTCCGTGTCCTTGATGGTGCCATTGCTGTGTTAGATGCTCAAATGGGGGTAGAACCACAAACCGAAACGGTGTGACGCCAAGCATCGCGTTACGAAGTGCCCCGGATTATCTTTGTCAATAAGATGGACAAAACGGGGGCTAACTTCGAGCGTTCTGTACAATCGATTCAACAGCGCTTAGGAGTAAAGGCGGTACCTATCCAATTACCAATTGGTGCGGAAAACGACTTTAACGGCATTATTGACCTGATTGAAGAGAAAGTTTACTTCTTTGATGGTGGTAAGGAAGAAAAGGCCGAGGAAAAACCAATTCCCGACCAGTTTAAGGATCAGGTCAAACAAATGCGTGCGCACCTAGTGGAAGAGGTGGCTAACTTTGACGATCAGTTAATGGCTGATTACCTTGAAGGTAAGGAAATTAGTATTGCCGACATCAAGCGCTGTATCCGCAAAGGGGTAATAGGTTGTCAGTTCTTCCCGGTGCTTTGTGGTTCTGCCTTTAAAAACAAGGGGATCAAACTGTTATTGGATGCTGTAGTAGATTTCTTACCTTCCCCAGTTGACGTACCGCAAGCCAAGGCTTATGGTGAAGATGGCAATGAGGTGTTAATCTCGGCTAGTGATGATGCACCGTTTGTTGGTTTAGCCTTTAAGGTAGCGACTGACCCATTTGTGGGACGTTTAACCTTTGTCCGCGTTTACTCCGGAGTACTTAAGTCCGGTTCTTACGTTAAGAATGTAAGAAAGAACAAAAAGGAACGGGTATCACGTTTGGTAAAAATGCACGCGCAGAACCGCAATGAAATCGAGGAAATTCGTGCTGGTGATATCTGTGCTATTATTGGATTAAAGGACACCACTACTGGAGAAACCCTAGTTGATGACAAGATTGATGTCCAACTAGAAGCGATGCAGTTCGCACAACCCGTGATCTCTTTAGCGGTGGAACCAAAAACCAAGGCAGATCAGGAAAAAATGTCGATTGCACTCTCGAAGTTAGCGGAAGAAGATCCGACCTTTAAGACCTTCACTGATCCCGAAACTGGGCAAACGATTATTGCGGGAATGGGTGAATTGCACCTAGACATCCTAGTGGATCGGATGCGCCGCGAGTTTAAGGTTGAAGTTAATGTGGGCGCACCACAAGTAAGCTTCCGTGAAACCTTCAATAAAGAAAGTGAAGTTGAGGGTAAATACATTAAACAATCGGGTGGCCGCGGTCAGTATGGTCATGTCAAGATTCGCTTTGAACCAAACAAGGACAAGGGCTTTGAGTTTGTCGACAAGATTGTTGGTGGTCGGATTCCGCGTGAGTACATTAAACCAGTGCAAGCGGGTTTGGAAAACGCTATGGCATCAGGTCCGCTAGCTGGTTATCCGATGATTGACATCAAAGCTACCTTGTTTGATGGTTCGTTCCACGAAGTTGATTCGAGTGAAATGGCCTTCAAGATTGCGGCATCCTTAGCTTTAAAAGAGGCGGGCAAGGTATGTAGTCCGGTACTGTTAGAGCCAATTATGGCAATTGAAGTGACGGTGCCAGAACAATACTTTGGGGACACCATGGGTGACATATCATCGAGAAGAGGTCTCATTGAGGGGACTGAACAACGTGATAACGTGCAGGTAATTAAGGCCAAAGTACCACTCAAAGAGATGTTTGGTTACGCCACTGATTTACGTTCCTTCTCTCAAGGTCGGGGTAACTATGTGATGCAGTTTAGCCATTACGCTGAAACCCCTAAGAGTGTGGTGAATGAGATAATTGCCACCAAGAAATAG
- the rpsF gene encoding 30S ribosomal protein S6 has protein sequence MQYNIILLVDGSLSLEQANQVNEKQQQTLTNVEGLQTEYLGLKELAYPIKKQLSAHYYRWKFSGDNQSTKDFKRTANINKQVLRELIINLEREYGYLASINPKKQQLALQKRAKYDEIIARENNPENPDVPVTSGLASTQPRLSRTEKAQKPKEELWDVVQKMGNFDSVQANPYRPRFKRFNAEHVNQRQNQQNNNNNRFDRNRNRQHNRFKDKQ, from the coding sequence ATGCAATACAACATTATTCTTTTAGTTGATGGTTCGCTCTCGTTAGAGCAAGCTAACCAAGTGAATGAAAAACAACAGCAAACGTTAACCAACGTTGAGGGTTTGCAAACAGAATACCTTGGTTTAAAGGAGTTGGCATACCCAATTAAGAAACAACTCTCAGCGCATTATTACCGATGGAAGTTTAGTGGTGATAACCAATCCACGAAGGACTTTAAGCGTACCGCTAACATTAACAAGCAAGTATTACGTGAACTGATTATTAACTTAGAACGTGAGTACGGCTACTTAGCTTCGATAAATCCAAAAAAGCAACAGCTGGCACTGCAAAAACGCGCTAAGTATGACGAAATCATTGCGCGGGAAAACAACCCCGAAAACCCGGATGTACCAGTAACATCAGGTTTAGCTTCCACCCAACCACGCTTATCACGTACTGAAAAGGCACAAAAACCAAAGGAAGAGCTGTGGGATGTGGTGCAAAAGATGGGAAACTTTGACAGCGTTCAAGCCAACCCATACCGCCCACGTTTCAAACGCTTTAACGCGGAACACGTTAACCAACGGCAAAACCAACAAAACAATAACAATAACCGTTTTGACCGCAACCGCAACCGTCAGCACAACCGCTTTAAGGATAAGCAATAA
- a CDS encoding single-stranded DNA-binding protein — MNRVFLFGKLSFDPNKLQTRTNNIGASFSLACIDSSGFNDSKSYIRITAWGKVASFVLTLKPGDSVFVEGRLSTYKMNNRSDDPNSKATYALQVIADKVYRPDEENSLEQPVDKATVIDSPFLAAKTNATENELAQAFPISLDDEDDDINPILNNDSQLEEESDDE, encoded by the coding sequence ATGAACCGCGTTTTTTTATTTGGTAAGCTCTCGTTTGATCCTAATAAATTGCAAACCCGTACCAACAATATTGGCGCGTCCTTTTCCTTAGCGTGCATTGATTCGAGCGGTTTTAATGACAGTAAGTCCTATATTAGGATTACTGCTTGGGGTAAAGTTGCTAGCTTTGTTTTAACTTTAAAACCCGGTGACAGTGTTTTTGTGGAGGGGAGATTGTCCACTTACAAGATGAACAACCGCAGTGATGATCCCAATTCGAAGGCCACTTACGCGCTCCAAGTTATCGCTGATAAGGTTTACCGTCCCGATGAGGAAAACAGTTTAGAGCAACCTGTTGATAAGGCTACGGTAATTGATTCACCCTTTTTAGCAGCGAAAACCAATGCTACTGAAAATGAATTAGCCCAAGCATTTCCGATTAGTCTGGATGATGAAGATGATGACATTAACCCCATTTTAAACAACGATTCCCAACTAGAGGAGGAGAGTGATGATGAATAA
- the rpsR gene encoding 30S ribosomal protein S18, with protein MMNNEHDNFQKEVETTTETTFNREEGKRMVRPLFKRSKKYCRFCAIGQLRIDLIDDLEALKRFLSPYAKINPRRITGNCQMHQRHVAKALKRARYLALVPFVKD; from the coding sequence ATGATGAATAACGAACACGATAATTTCCAAAAAGAAGTTGAAACTACAACTGAAACAACCTTCAACAGAGAAGAAGGCAAAAGAATGGTACGTCCTTTATTTAAGCGTTCTAAAAAGTACTGCCGTTTTTGTGCCATTGGTCAACTTAGAATTGACTTAATTGATGATTTAGAAGCGTTAAAGCGTTTCTTGAGTCCCTACGCTAAGATTAACCCACGCCGGATTACTGGTAACTGCCAAATGCATCAGCGCCATGTAGCCAAGGCCTTAAAGCGTGCACGTTACTTAGCCTTAGTTCCGTTTGTAAAAGATTAG
- the rplI gene encoding 50S ribosomal protein L9 has protein sequence MKVILKQDVSNLGKRFDVVDVKDGYAIHFLFPKKLAAPLTKKSLQDRDLFLKKQQEHYEINKALSHKLKEVIEQTELHFSLKEHNGRPYGSIITKQIINQAHTKGMALQKFMFKDNVRLGFGDHEITLHIFEDTTAVLKVKVTPDNGVK, from the coding sequence ATGAAGGTAATTTTGAAGCAAGATGTTAGCAACCTAGGCAAACGCTTTGATGTGGTTGATGTTAAAGATGGCTATGCAATCCACTTTTTGTTTCCTAAAAAACTGGCTGCACCTTTAACGAAAAAGAGTTTACAAGACCGTGATTTGTTCTTAAAGAAACAACAAGAACACTATGAGATTAACAAGGCGTTAAGCCACAAGTTAAAGGAAGTAATTGAACAAACAGAACTCCACTTTAGCTTAAAGGAGCACAACGGTCGGCCATATGGCTCGATTATTACCAAGCAAATTATTAACCAAGCCCACACTAAAGGGATGGCGCTGCAAAAGTTTATGTTTAAAGACAACGTGCGCTTAGGGTTTGGGGATCACGAGATTACCTTACACATCTTTGAAGATACAACCGCAGTTTTAAAAGTTAAGGTAACCCCGGATAATGGTGTCAAATAA
- a CDS encoding replicative DNA helicase: MVSNKLEQTFKFANDKNIERAERVLMQALVQDAVGVDLILTKLEPKDFFGFPFNFIFQTAQENYSEGNKLFGSALLEAVKFKLDTDSKTQREIEGLFEDVLLKGLPFLERDIKVFVDVVKKASIFRQLKQFAKKVEKEEFKVKDDRFEGYLQAIQNDFTKIIHSAFVSIPGLSYDEIGREEEELIRKVYRGELTVKGLKSGFYPLDQLTSGWKEGELIVVAARPGRGKTALLINFLQGAVNDSEKFDKNKDVLLFFSLEMRNREIYQRHLMLESQVNYTLTSRQRLANVYDDLIKASEVLRDLPIKIFDYSTITLDEIRAQITEVSKTNNVKLVVIDYLQLVNAFKNSYNISRQQEVTMISKSLKSFAKEFNVPIIAAAQLSRRIEERKDSRPILSDLRESGSIEQDADMVLFIHRVKDEDSENQEAIGHNNIFQVELILEKNRSGPTGKVQFDFQSDVSTFRVREYNPDGYS, translated from the coding sequence ATGGTGTCAAATAAGCTTGAACAGACCTTTAAGTTTGCCAACGACAAGAACATTGAACGTGCTGAGCGTGTTTTAATGCAAGCTTTAGTACAAGATGCCGTTGGTGTGGACTTAATCTTAACCAAGCTTGAACCGAAGGACTTCTTTGGTTTTCCGTTTAACTTTATCTTTCAAACAGCACAGGAAAACTATTCTGAGGGCAATAAGTTGTTTGGTTCGGCGCTTTTAGAGGCCGTTAAGTTTAAGCTGGATACCGATTCCAAAACACAAAGGGAAATTGAAGGTTTATTTGAGGACGTTTTACTCAAAGGTCTTCCCTTTTTGGAAAGGGACATCAAGGTCTTTGTTGATGTTGTCAAAAAAGCTTCGATTTTTCGCCAACTTAAACAGTTCGCCAAAAAGGTTGAAAAGGAAGAGTTTAAGGTCAAAGATGACCGTTTTGAGGGCTATTTACAAGCAATTCAAAACGACTTTACCAAGATTATTCACAGCGCCTTTGTTTCTATTCCCGGTTTGAGTTATGACGAAATTGGTCGTGAAGAGGAAGAGTTAATTCGCAAAGTGTACCGTGGTGAATTAACTGTAAAAGGGCTTAAAAGTGGTTTTTACCCTTTAGATCAATTAACCTCTGGTTGAAAAGAGGGTGAGTTAATTGTGGTAGCAGCGCGTCCAGGTCGCGGGAAAACAGCGCTTCTAATTAACTTTTTGCAGGGCGCGGTTAATGACAGCGAAAAGTTTGATAAAAACAAGGATGTGTTGCTGTTTTTTAGCTTAGAAATGCGTAACCGTGAAATTTATCAGCGCCATTTAATGCTAGAAAGCCAGGTAAATTACACACTCACGAGTCGTCAAAGGCTCGCTAATGTGTATGATGATTTAATTAAAGCATCAGAAGTATTGCGCGATCTTCCTATTAAAATTTTTGATTACAGCACGATTACGTTGGACGAAATTCGTGCTCAAATCACGGAAGTTTCAAAAACCAATAACGTTAAGTTGGTCGTAATTGACTATCTCCAACTAGTTAATGCATTTAAAAACAGCTATAACATTTCGCGTCAACAAGAGGTCACCATGATTTCCAAATCACTTAAAAGCTTTGCCAAGGAGTTTAACGTACCAATTATTGCCGCTGCACAGCTTTCTCGAAGAATAGAAGAACGCAAAGATTCGCGTCCCATTTTGTCGGATTTACGTGAATCGGGTTCGATTGAACAGGATGCTGACATGGTTTTATTCATCCACCGCGTCAAGGATGAGGACAGTGAAAATCAAGAAGCAATTGGTCACAACAATATTTTTCAAGTGGAGTTAATCTTGGAAAAAAACCGTAGTGGTCCGACTGGTAAAGTACAGTTTGACTTTCAAAGTGACGTTTCTACCTTTCGGGTTCGGGAATACAATCCTGATGGTTACAGTTAG
- a CDS encoding DUF240 domain-containing protein, with protein sequence MKFPKKRWQKWAFLTGSFTVLPTLIAFFSILPHSSVLEPSHLRFNSTSQRYQSDNSHLLNLHGEAFSDADLNAVAEHTDWDANFALFQQKFKTKPITVNQLGLVDVFNLLSGWKQSLTGVLETIPQLQKEIKAANDIFPVNEQSQIPRVEARLFDFLGSGFFPVLNPKGLGLADNVASLFEQFQLASINLSGFEVKLIKTHDIVIKSKVRYSFEVQMQFHAVYQNNDTKANLDFALNISTINFATLQELQNSFDLQGSDLTAGLFYKYSVNKLTSGTNDLTTIAKTALGENIIQKQVSLTQSIIKPRLEAAKTQYKQDIIAPFAKERQAALAQHLKEIEEAKQRAEQLLKEQQEAEKRRQEEVKNVAETQQFNDSLTSAQKFKEYWLKQGKDVTKKVELIQALKSSFFRNQNRTFNFLIAGFRTAIDWYYNQEKNNTTAKNNAFGKNGIQFPVAGFQGIYMSQWLRDELSGKTDIKLNLKSLSVQNENKNSSINWNKQKRIEIKQVKPFNYSFEINLKYTGSYNVSLWYLIGAAIGGIPTSWSGTMDMKFIVDGDLDSGIVTKQDYPGSKFEFTEDKLWFTLHVKQQIKVKEQGFMNLLKGQSLDNLDLRTGTTKPPVVDLASYLHFVILTAK encoded by the coding sequence TTGAAATTTCCAAAAAAGCGCTGACAAAAATGAGCGTTCCTGACCGGTAGTTTTACCGTTTTACCCACGCTAATTGCATTTTTCTCGATTTTACCGCACAGTTCTGTTTTAGAACCAAGCCACTTAAGGTTCAATTCAACTAGCCAGCGTTACCAATCTGACAACTCCCACCTCTTAAATTTACACGGTGAAGCATTTAGTGATGCTGACTTGAATGCAGTGGCAGAGCATACTGACTGAGACGCTAACTTTGCTTTATTTCAGCAAAAGTTCAAGACAAAGCCAATTACGGTTAACCAGTTAGGTTTAGTCGATGTTTTTAACTTGTTGAGTGGTTGAAAACAGAGTTTGACTGGTGTACTTGAAACAATTCCCCAACTGCAAAAGGAAATAAAAGCTGCTAATGACATTTTCCCTGTCAATGAACAAAGTCAAATTCCCCGTGTAGAAGCACGCTTATTTGACTTTTTGGGCAGTGGCTTTTTCCCGGTATTGAACCCGAAAGGTTTAGGGTTAGCGGACAACGTTGCTAGTTTGTTTGAACAGTTTCAGCTAGCATCAATAAACTTAAGTGGTTTTGAAGTCAAACTGATTAAAACGCATGACATTGTCATTAAGAGTAAGGTACGTTACAGCTTTGAAGTGCAAATGCAGTTCCATGCTGTTTACCAAAATAACGACACTAAAGCTAATTTAGATTTTGCGCTCAATATTAGTACGATTAACTTCGCTACCTTACAAGAATTACAAAACAGTTTTGATCTTCAAGGTAGTGATTTAACGGCTGGGTTGTTTTACAAATACAGCGTTAATAAGTTAACTAGTGGTACTAACGATTTAACCACAATTGCTAAAACCGCTTTAGGTGAAAACATTATCCAAAAGCAAGTGAGCCTAACACAATCAATTATTAAGCCACGCCTAGAAGCTGCAAAAACTCAGTACAAACAGGATATTATTGCACCATTTGCAAAGGAACGTCAAGCTGCTTTGGCACAACATTTAAAAGAAATAGAAGAGGCCAAACAACGTGCCGAGCAATTATTAAAAGAACAGCAAGAAGCGGAAAAACGGCGCCAAGAAGAAGTTAAGAATGTCGCAGAAACACAACAGTTTAATGATAGCTTAACTTCAGCACAAAAATTTAAAGAGTACTGGTTAAAACAAGGTAAGGATGTTACCAAAAAGGTTGAACTCATTCAGGCGCTGAAATCATCTTTCTTCCGCAACCAAAACCGTACCTTTAACTTTTTAATTGCCGGTTTTCGAACTGCCATTGATTGGTACTACAATCAAGAGAAAAATAATACCACTGCTAAAAATAACGCTTTTGGTAAGAATGGCATTCAGTTCCCTGTGGCTGGCTTTCAGGGAATTTACATGTCACAGTGATTGCGTGACGAGCTCTCTGGTAAGACCGACATTAAGCTCAACTTAAAAAGTTTAAGTGTTCAGAATGAAAATAAAAATTCTTCCATTAATTGGAACAAGCAAAAAAGAATTGAGATTAAACAAGTAAAACCATTTAACTATTCTTTTGAAATTAACTTGAAGTACACTGGTAGCTATAATGTCAGTCTTTGATATCTAATTGGGGCTGCAATTGGTGGGATTCCAACATCTTGAAGTGGAACTATGGATATGAAGTTTATCGTTGATGGTGATTTGGATAGCGGTATTGTTACCAAGCAAGATTATCCCGGTTCTAAGTTTGAATTTACCGAAGACAAACTGTGGTTTACCCTGCACGTTAAACAACAAATTAAAGTTAAAGAGCAGGGCTTTATGAACTTGCTTAAGGGTCAAAGTTTGGACAACTTGGATCTACGCACTGGTACAACTAAACCGCCAGTAGTTGATTTAGCGAGCTACCTCCACTTTGTTATTTTGACAGCTAAGTAG